The following is a genomic window from Citrifermentans bemidjiense Bem.
GGGAGATCATCCTGAGGATGAACCGGATGGCCGAGATGCGCGACCCGAAGGAGACCGGCCCGCACGTGAACCGGGTGGCCTCCTACGCCGTTGCGCTCTATGAGGCGTGGGCTGCGAGAAACGGGCTGTCGCAGCAGGAGATCGACAAGAACCGCGACGTGCTGCGCATGGCGGCCATGCTGCACGACGTGGGGAAGGTCGCCATCTCGGACACCATCCTGAAGAAACCCGGACGCTTCAAGCCGGAAGAGTTCGCCATCATGAAGCAGCACACCGTCTACGGCGCCGATCTTTTCAGCGACATCTATTCCGACTTCGACGAGTCGGCGGCGGTGGTGATCATAAACCACCATGAGAGATGGGACGGCAAGGGGTACCCCGGGCACATCGATCCGCGCACCCGCCAACCCTTGCCCGGGTTCGAGACGGAACAGGGGGGAGCGCGCGGCAAGCGGGGGGAGGAGATCCCGCTCTTCGGCAGGATCGTCGCCATAGCCGACGTCTTCGACGCGCTCACCAGCAGCAGGTGCTACAAGGACGCCTGGGACTGCGACAAGGTCCTCGACACCATAAAGGAAGAGGCGGGCAAGCAGTTTGACCCGGAACTGGTCGAGGTGCTGTTGGAATGCTGCCTGGATTCCTTCCTCCAGATCGCCAAGCTTTACCCGGACCAGCACGCATCTCCCTTGGCGGCGCCCTGATCGCTCCCGGGTACGGGTGAGCCGACGCAGTTTCCGAGGGGGAGGAAGGGTAGGTTAGGAGGTTCCGTGAAGAGACTCTTATTGCTGGCGTTGCTGGTTCTGGGGCTAGTGCTGCCGATGCGGCTTTTCGGGGAGCAACCGCAGGTGGCGGTCATCTCGGTGCGCGGCCCGATCAACCCGGTCACCTCAAGCTATCTGAAGCAGAGCCTGGAGGCGGCGGGAAAGCGCGGGGACCGGCTCCTCATGGTCGAGCT
Proteins encoded in this region:
- a CDS encoding GAF and HD-GYP domain-containing protein, whose translation is MNGPDSKLIKALHLGLEISQIKDIDLLLEKILTEARRFTNCDAGSIYVKEGDLLKFSYAQNDTMQRRLPVGRKLPYATFTVPISSSSIAGYVSLNGSILNIPDVSCIDPVYPFSFNSRYDEIGYRTRSMLTVPLKNHRGDVIGVLQLINAMDACGSVVPFTDNNDDIITYFSNAAANAVERAKMTREIILRMNRMAEMRDPKETGPHVNRVASYAVALYEAWAARNGLSQQEIDKNRDVLRMAAMLHDVGKVAISDTILKKPGRFKPEEFAIMKQHTVYGADLFSDIYSDFDESAAVVIINHHERWDGKGYPGHIDPRTRQPLPGFETEQGGARGKRGEEIPLFGRIVAIADVFDALTSSRCYKDAWDCDKVLDTIKEEAGKQFDPELVEVLLECCLDSFLQIAKLYPDQHASPLAAP